In Candidatus Hydrogenedentota bacterium, the sequence GGGGACATTTCCGAAGATATGCCGCGCCGCGTGCGTGCGGCCGCGCTCGTTGACTAGATGTCCTATCTCTGGTAGTTTAGCTAAGAGACCTGTTGTTTGCGTCGATTCTTTGGTTGAATCCCTCGTTTCGGTGAGGGTCCCTTCCGAATCGTATGCCAGTTCGTGAACCCTCACGCCGCTATTGGGGGATTAGTGGTGTCATCGTACGCATTTGCCCGCGGGATCTCGGGTTGTCGGCGGTTTTATTGAACGCGTAGAGGAGGAGTGGTCATGAGAAAAGGTTTCACGCTTATCGAACTGCTGGTCGTCATTGCAATCATTGGCATTCTTGCGGCTATCCTGCTCCCGGCGCTGGCGCGCGCCCGCGAAGCGGCCCGCCGCGCAAGCTGCGCCAACAATCTCAAGCAGATGGGCATCGTGTTCAAGATGTACGCGAACGAGAGCAAGGGGGAGAAATGGCCGCCCGTGATGGCCCGCGGAGTAGAGCTGGTGGACTGCGACACAGCCGGTTTCCCTGGAACCGGGGATTATGGCCTGTTGGCCGCCGGTCCGAGCGTGCCTGCAATCTATCCGGAATACCTCACGGATCCAAATGTCATCCTATGCCCTTCAGATGCGGGAGAAAGCGCCGATGACTTGATCAACGCAATCACGGGCGAGTCCGAATTCGGGATTCCCTGCGATGACCCGTATCGCGGCTGGCAGGCTGTGGACTCGAGCTATGTCTACTTCGGCTGGGTTCTCGACCAGACCGATTCGGACGATCCGCAAATTGACGCCGGCCTCGTTGATCCGGCCTATGCCGGCATGGGCACCCCGGCACAGGTCGTGAGCGCCCTTTCTCTGGCACGAACGCAAATCGACGCCTTAGGGAGTGACGATGTAGCGATCTTCGCCATTGCCGACGGAGACTACTCGTTTGGCGGAACACCGTACCAGGGCCTCGGCTATGGCAATGCCGGCACCGATACCGTGTATCGCCTGCGCGAGGGCATCGAGCGGTTCATGATCACCGACATCAACAATCCAGCAGGAAGCGCGCGGGCTCAGAGCGCGATCTTCGTGATGGGCGACCAGATTTCCGTCGAGACCGACATGATGAACCATGTGCCCGGAGGCGCTAACTTCCTGTACATGGATGGACACGTCGAGTTCCTGCGCTACTCTCAAACAGGACCCGGCCCCTGCAACAGCGGCGTCGCGATTGCCATCGGGGCCATCGGCTGACGCGAACCTAGCCCGGAGCGTATTACATACCGTCATATACACCCCTTCCCCGGCCGAAACCGCCGGCCGGGGAAGGGCTTTCATTGGGGGCGGCTGGTTCCAGAATCTGGGAGCGCTGCGCCCTTCCGCACGGGAACCCATGGTCCCATAAGCTCTTTCTCAGCAATTGGTTGTGGCGAAATGCGAAGTCTCCGTCCCGCCCCATTTGGAATCTTGCTGGGGGTAGATGAGAGCGATGGGGCTGAGCGTACCCCAAGACTCTTGCAGAGACGCCTGAACTGCATTTAAGCACCATGCAGGCATCACTTGTGTAATATAGTGATATGTAAGGGCTTAGCGCTTGGCTCGTGTGGATCCGGGCGTTTGGCGCGGTGTTGACAGAAGGCAGGGGGTTTGGTACCTTAGGTGTGTGAGCTATCCAAGGCATGACAACGTTGTCATGAGGTGCGCGGTAATCCAGTTGAATTGCGCGTGTGTCGTGCGGCGGTTGGGCAAGGGTAAGCGGCCTTTCAACTTCATCTGACATCATTCGCCTCAATTCCGACATGCACGGGGCGCGCGTGCTTTTTCGTTTCCTTCATGGGTAGATGCCTGTGGTGTGTGGCCGCGGGCTTCCCGGGAACCGGCAATTACGGCATCATTGCGGCGGGCCCGGATGTGCCAGCGCTCTATCCGGAGTACCTGACCGATCCGAACATCATCGTGTGCCCCTCGGACGCCTCGCACACGAAGGACGACCTGATCAATGACATTACTGGCGAAACCGATTTCGGGTATCCGTGCAATGACGCCAACCAAGGCTGGGCGTTCGTAGACTCCAGCTACTGGTACCTGGGCTGGGTGTGGGACCAAGGCACCAACAACCCGCCCGCGAACCCGGTCGACTTCGTCTATGTTCAGGCTGCGTTCGGGCCGCCCGTGCCTCCGACCGCGACCGCCGCGGATGTCTCCGGGCAGATATGCGCCGCGCTCGCCGTGATCGTCGACGAAGTGGCGGTCAATTACAATTTTAACGCTGTCGACAACGATGTGAGCGTGGCTTCCCCCTTTGGCAATGGCGGCGGCACGACGGTCTACCGTCTGCGTGAAGGCATCGAGCGCTTCATGATCACCGACATCAACAATCCGGCGGGCAGCGCGCAGGCCCAGAGCGAGATCTGGGTCATGGCGGACATCGTCTCGACCGAAGTCTCTCTGATGAACCACGTGCCTGGCGGCGCGAACACTCTGTTCATGGATGGTCACGTCGAGTTCTTGCGCTATCAGCCGGACGGCGACGCGCCCGTCAACGCCGCGACGGCGATCCTGGTTTCCATGCTGGGTGACTGAGCCGAACCGTTTTATATCGAGAGATCACTTACTGCGTTTCCCCGGCCGGGTTTGGCGGCCGGGGAAGCGTTTTTTCTGGTGGTATGGGCGCGGCCGGACGTGTTCATTGCGGGCCCGGCGCACGCGCCGGTGATTGTGGTGAGGGTTTCCAGCCGGCATCCGGATTCGGAGACCTGCGGTCGTAAGCGTGGCGCGGTCAGGAGACCGCTCCACAGCGGGGAGACCCTCCAGCGGGGGGAGTGCCCCACGGCCGGGGCGGGCTGATCGCTACACTGACTCTTTGGCGGGGCGTCAGTCGGTCTCGTTGAACACGCGCAGGGTATCGGTGATGGGTCTTTCGCGGGGTGTCTCGACAAGGGTCGGCTGGTACACGAGCTGGATGGGCCCCTGGCGTTTGTTTTCGATCCAGGCCGCGAGCTGGGCGAGTCCGTCGGCCGATACCTGGCGAAGCGGCAGGCACACATGAGCGGAAGCCTCGGGGAGGACCACGGTATCGTACCGGTAGGTCCACACCACGGTTTCGACGTCGCCGCCGAGGCTGCGTCCGGCCCGGCGCGCACCCTCGCGCAAGACGGCCGGGTCTTCGGTGCCGCTGCTGTCGATAAGGGCGGTGACGCCGCGGTCGCTGAGGACGGCATGGATATTGTTGACCACGCTTTGCCCTTCGAAGGTGACCCAGCGGATGAGGGGCTCGGCAAGAGGCAGGCCGGCTTCGCGCAGCGCCCGCTCGTATCCGCGGCTCCGTTCGAGGCCCGACTGGTAGCCCTGGAATGCCTTGAGTATTCCGATGCGCCTGTGGCCCTTGTCTATAAGGTATTTCGTGCTGAGGTAGGCAGCTTGCTCGTAATCGACCGATGCGGCGCTGCACTCGGGAAACGCGTCCAGACGCGTCACGGCGAGATAGGGGACTGCCCTCTCATGGAGGCGGCGGACTACCTTGTCCTCCAGGGCCAGGGGTCCCGCGAGGAAGCAGGGTCCGAACGCCTGTTCCCACACGCCGCGGGCATAGTCGCCATTGTTGCCGTCGGCGTAGGCGGCCATATCGAAAGTGACATAGTAGCCGCGGGTCCCGAAGACCTCCAGGAGTTCGTCATACAGCCAGACCAAAAAGCTGCGGCTTAGCGGGGCAACCCGGGCCGTGGCGGGGAAGATGACCCCGATGGAGCGGGTAACGCGGCCGCGCAATGCCCGGGCGCCCATGTGGGGGCGGTAGTCCATGTCGCTGACGGCTTTGAGCACGCGGCGGCGGGTATTTTCCGCGACGCCTTCCTTGCCGTTGAGCACGAAACTGACGGTCTTCTGGGAGACGCCCGCCGCTTGGGCAATATCATGTATGGTGTGACGAGCCTTGATGTTGGACTCGGTCTTGCTCACGCGGTCCATTCCTCTTCATTGCTGTGTTTGTGGTCTTTTTTTGCCTGGCATTCCCCCGCTGAGTGCCCTGCGCCAACCATCGGCCCCGGGGAGTTATTTTACGCCGCTTAATAAGCCCATATCAACCGGCGGCAGCGCCAGACAGGGGTTTACGCCTCCCGAACGGGACCCATGGGACCTATGAGTGCCAATCGTGGCTTCAACCGCCTGTCGGCAGGGCATCCCGTTCCTGTCCCTAATCGCGGGATAAGAAGGCCCTCGCGGAAGGGATCTTGTTGTATCCATAGAGACAAGAACGAACTCACACGGAGACACAGGGAACACGAAGATTGAACCCTCCGAAACGGAATGAGATAGGAGCATCATTGCGAATTGCGCGGTGGCGCCTCATCGTGAGACGGGTCCCGGACTGTTGGAAACAGTGTGCGAAGTGGTGCTTGCGCGGGATTTTGAGGCCCGGGGGTCTGCGCGCGGCACGGCAGGCTCCTATCCGCATCAGGCTTCGCGGGCTCCGGTTCGACGAAGGGCTTCGTGCGGGCCTCATCCTGGAGGATGCCGCTCTTGTGGAACTCAAACCCGTGGAGAATGTTACGAAGGCACACCAACGGCATTCCCCGCATCATAGACGGAGATTTTGAGTAGATTTCGCTTCCGCGCGGACGCCATTTCCTCCCGTGTTCTTTTGTCTCTGTGTGAGTTTCCCCAACCGCTGTATTCTCCGTCGATTTGGGTCAGTGCTGTATGTTGACTAACACAGCCATCTGGGGCATAGTAGCAATGGAAAACGGTTTCCTTGCAGGAGGGGAAATCGCGGCGTCGTTGTTGGACATGAAGGAGGATATAGCGATGAGAAAAAGGAAGGGGTTCACGCTTATCGAGCTGCTGGTCGTCATTGCGATCATTGGCATTCTTGCGGCCATTCTGCTCCCTGCACTGGCTCGCGCACGCGAAGCGGCCCGCCGCGCAAGTTGCGCCAACAACCTCAAACAGATGGGTCTTGTTTATAAGATGTACGCGAACGAGTCGAAAGGTGAAAGGTGGCCGATGGCGCAAGTGGGGCTTTTCTCCAACGATTTCTCGGGAGAAAGCGGGGTGGCGCTTGATTTCTGCGCGCTGATGCCGTCTCTCTACCCCGAGTACTTGACCGACCCGTGGGTGCTGCGGTGCCCCTCGGACCCCGGTACCGACTTCGAGGACCGGCTTTACGTGGATTCGGGCGGTCACACGGGCATGGGGCCCGATGCGGTCTTCTGCTTTGGCATGTATGACACGCACGGCGGTTCGTGCATGCGCGTGGCCGACGAGAGCTATACCTACTATGGGTGGCTATTCGATGCATGGGATGAGCCCATCGTGAGCGTTCTTCCGCTTGCGATGGTGGTGAATCCGCTGCTGGATCCCGACGAACAGATCGATGCGAGCGGCACGGGACCAGCCCAGTTCATATATTGGGCGACGGCGTTGATTGTCGGTGTAGCCCCGTACTACGCGGCAAATGATCCCGTTGGCATGGCCCACGTTGTGGACGGCGACCTGGATTTGTCTTCCGTCGGCGGGTCCGCTTACGGGAACAGCGGCGGCAGCACGATCTATCGTCTGCGCGAAGGCATTGAGCGTTTCCTGATCACCGACATCAACAATCCGGCTTCTTCGGCGAGGGCCCAGAGCGAGGTATTCGTCATGTGGGACCTCCTCTCGACGGACCTGGAGTATTACAACCATGTGCCTGGCGGCAGCAACGTGCTGTTCATGGACGGCCATGTCGAGTTCATGCGCTATCCGGGTGAGCAGCCGGTGACCGAGGCGGCGGCACGCGTCGCGGGCGCTCTGACTGCGGCAGGCAACTGAGCTGCGAATCTGGCAACCAGACTGTGGCGCGGTCTCCTGCCCGCGCTACTTTCTCAGGGCCTCACGTCTGTAACCCGAACAGTGCAGGCGAGACGCTTGCGCCACGAATCCCGGCGCGGGCGCCGGTCTCGCATAGGGCATTCCGGCCGCGTACGGTCAGGCGCGGGAAGACGAAGAGGACGGGCGGCTAGCGGCCCTTTGGCCTGTAGTCCGGGCATTTGACGGCGTTGGGACGTTCGGGGCGCACGCAGGCGGAGGGATGATCGTATTTGCAGTTATCGCACAGGAACTCCTCGGGACACGTTTTTTCGCGCCACCAGTGCAGAATCTTTTCCGCCAGCGTCATGACTTTCTCCCGAAACGCGCCCGGTACTGTTGCGGGGAACACTTTTCGAACTTTCGGAACACTTTCGAGAAATTGCTGGAGTCCTTAATGCCAACACGCCGGGCGATCTCGCCTATTCCGAGGCGGGTAGTACGCAACAGCTGTTTTGCGCGGTTTACGCGTTGTCTTCCCACGTATTCGCAGAACGAGACGCCGAGCATGCGCTGCAGCCGCCGCGTGATGGTGCTCGGCGGCTCTCCCAGTTCGGCCGCGATCTTGTTTAGCGTTACGGGGGCGCCCAGGTGTGGAAGCAGGGCTTTGTTCAACGCGGTCAGAGGCTCGTTGTTCGCCGGGCGTTTCGCGCGGCGGCGAATCACCCGCAACACTCCGGTCACGGCATTGGCAAGCTCCGCGTTGGTGCGGGCATTGCCCACCGACGCGACGAATCCCGGCATCCGTTCCCAGCACCCTGTGATGTTCAGTCTGGCGCGCTCGGCGGCTTCGATCACGGCGCCTGTCATCGCGATGGCACGCGCCCGCCGCGCCGCCAACAGGTTTCGTTGGCCCGCGGGACTTTCCGCGAGAACCGTCAAGATCGCGGCCCGCGCTTCGCGCTGATCGCCGCCGGCCAGTGCCGCGACAATTGCGCCGGCGTGAAACGGGTCGGATTCCGGAGCGTTCCGCACCTTCCTTCTCGCGGGTGCCGTGTCTTCACGCGAATCGGGCGATTCCGACTCGGACTCGTTCCGCCAGAGTTCCCACAACGAATTGAGGTTCTCGACAGCCCACTCGGCGAGCGCCGGGGCCGCGTCGCTGTACACCGCGCGAATATCGCTCAGGAGCGAGTCCATTTCCTCGGGTTCCTGGCCGTCCAGAGCGAGGAACCCTCTTCGCGCATCACGCGCCAGACTCTCCGGGGCTTCGGCAGGGCAGTAGGGACCGAACGAAACGACGAACCCGAGGGCCGTGTCCGGAAATACCGGCGCAGCGACGCACGCAAACCCCATATGGCACAGGAACGGAGTGGCCATACCGTCCCGGAGCGCTGCGCGAGAAGCTTCGATTCGGCAATCCCTGCAGGTCTTGGGGCCTTTGGGCAAACCGTGCACGTAACGGCACGCCATTCGCTGGCCGGCGCCCGTTATGCACGGACCTTCATCGCCGCGCTCGATATGGTGCACGGCCACGGGCGTGCCCGCGGCTTTCGCGGCGCGCTCGAGAATGTGCCGCGCTTCAGGCTGCCGCAGAAAGAGCAGCGGGGTCACGGCGCCACCTCGAAGACGGGAGTCGGTTGATGCTGTTGCGCCACTACCAGTTCCGCCCTGCTGTTCCGCATCGCCCGGCGCGCCATCTCCAACACCAGCGCAGGATTGTTATTCTCGGCGCTGATATGGTTAAAAACCACGAGACGGAGCTGGTCATGCACGAGGGCCGCCAGAAGGGTGGACATATCCTCGTTGGAAAGATGACCCATCTTCCCGCGAATGCGCTGTTGAAGCGGGAGCGGATAGGGCCCTTTGCGCAACAGTTCGGGACAGTAATTCGACTCAAGAACAAGCGCGTGCGAACCCTGCAATCGCACACGCACCAGCTGCGGAGCGTGGCCCAAGTCGGCTGCGATGCCCAGCTTGGCGCCATCGCAGCTTATCGAGAATCCGACGGGATCCCCTGCGTCGTGAGAGACGCTGAAACTACTGACCGTAAGACCGTCGAGCCCAATCGAGTCGCCCGCCGTGAAACACTCGACGTTGGGGACATCCGCCACGCTTGTGGGCAGGCCCTCGCATGTAGCGCGGGTCATGAAAACCGGTATACGGAGCTTCCTCGCCAGTACTCCCAGACCCTTGACATGATCGCCGTGTTCATGAGTCACAAAGACCGCGTCGAGGCCATCCAGGCGTTCCCCCACGAGGGCGGCGCGCTCTTGGAGTTGTCTGAGGCTGAAGCCGCAGTCAATCAGGATCTTAGCGCCGCGCGTGACGACCAGAATGGCATTGCCGCTGCTGCCGCTGCCCAAGATTGAAAACCGGATCACGATCGATTCCCCTGACATAACAATGCGCAAAAACGCGCTATCTTCCATATTATATCAACCCGTCCAAGGGGCGCTCCAATTGACAGTTTTTTCGCATGAGAGATATAATAAGCTTGATTGATTTCAAGGAGATTTTGTTTACGATGATGAGGATGGAACATCGTCTCGTTCAGACGCAATCTCAGCGTCTGATGCTGACGCAGCGGATGCAACAGGCCATCCAGATACTGCAACTGTCTGGTTTGGAGTTGGATCAGTATGTGCAGCAGGAACTCGAGACGAATCCCGTCCTCGAGCAAAAGCAGCAGGCCACCGAGCCGCCGGAGACCGAAGCCCAGGAGACCCCGACGGGCGAGGAACCGGTCGATGACGTCGCCTTCGACCTCGACGATTTCGCCAACCGCCTCGGCGATTACAGGCGAACCGGACCCGACTTCAGCCGCAATCGCGACGCCGACAACCGGCGCCAGTATTACGAGGATTCCATTACCAAGGGCGAATCGTTCACCGCGATGCTCTTGCGGCAACTCCGGATGGCCGCTCCTGAGGAATATGATTACCGCATCGGCGAGCGCATCATCGGAGACATCGACGACAAAGGGTATTTCACGGGCTCGGAAGAAGAGATCGCGCAGGAACTCGGCGTCGAGATCAGCGAGGTCCAGCGCGTGCTGGGCCTGATCCAGCAATTCGAGCCGACGGGCGTCGGCGCACGCGACGTCGTCGAATGCCTGATGCTCCAGATCGAGATGGAGTATCCCGAAGAGGACGAACTCAAGATTCTTGTTGCCCAGCATCTCGAAAAGCTCGAGCGGCGTCAGATACCGGCCATCGCCAAAGCCATGGGGGTCAAACCGGAGCGCGTCGAAGAACT encodes:
- a CDS encoding DUF1559 domain-containing protein; the protein is MRKGFTLIELLVVIAIIGILAAILLPALARAREAARRASCANNLKQMGIVFKMYANESKGEKWPPVMARGVELVDCDTAGFPGTGDYGLLAAGPSVPAIYPEYLTDPNVILCPSDAGESADDLINAITGESEFGIPCDDPYRGWQAVDSSYVYFGWVLDQTDSDDPQIDAGLVDPAYAGMGTPAQVVSALSLARTQIDALGSDDVAIFAIADGDYSFGGTPYQGLGYGNAGTDTVYRLREGIERFMITDINNPAGSARAQSAIFVMGDQISVETDMMNHVPGGANFLYMDGHVEFLRYSQTGPGPCNSGVAIAIGAIG
- a CDS encoding LacI family DNA-binding transcriptional regulator codes for the protein MSKTESNIKARHTIHDIAQAAGVSQKTVSFVLNGKEGVAENTRRRVLKAVSDMDYRPHMGARALRGRVTRSIGVIFPATARVAPLSRSFLVWLYDELLEVFGTRGYYVTFDMAAYADGNNGDYARGVWEQAFGPCFLAGPLALEDKVVRRLHERAVPYLAVTRLDAFPECSAASVDYEQAAYLSTKYLIDKGHRRIGILKAFQGYQSGLERSRGYERALREAGLPLAEPLIRWVTFEGQSVVNNIHAVLSDRGVTALIDSSGTEDPAVLREGARRAGRSLGGDVETVVWTYRYDTVVLPEASAHVCLPLRQVSADGLAQLAAWIENKRQGPIQLVYQPTLVETPRERPITDTLRVFNETD
- a CDS encoding prepilin-type N-terminal cleavage/methylation domain-containing protein — encoded protein: MRKRKGFTLIELLVVIAIIGILAAILLPALARAREAARRASCANNLKQMGLVYKMYANESKGERWPMAQVGLFSNDFSGESGVALDFCALMPSLYPEYLTDPWVLRCPSDPGTDFEDRLYVDSGGHTGMGPDAVFCFGMYDTHGGSCMRVADESYTYYGWLFDAWDEPIVSVLPLAMVVNPLLDPDEQIDASGTGPAQFIYWATALIVGVAPYYAANDPVGMAHVVDGDLDLSSVGGSAYGNSGGSTIYRLREGIERFLITDINNPASSARAQSEVFVMWDLLSTDLEYYNHVPGGSNVLFMDGHVEFMRYPGEQPVTEAAARVAGALTAAGN
- a CDS encoding helix-turn-helix domain-containing protein, producing MTPLLFLRQPEARHILERAAKAAGTPVAVHHIERGDEGPCITGAGQRMACRYVHGLPKGPKTCRDCRIEASRAALRDGMATPFLCHMGFACVAAPVFPDTALGFVVSFGPYCPAEAPESLARDARRGFLALDGQEPEEMDSLLSDIRAVYSDAAPALAEWAVENLNSLWELWRNESESESPDSREDTAPARRKVRNAPESDPFHAGAIVAALAGGDQREARAAILTVLAESPAGQRNLLAARRARAIAMTGAVIEAAERARLNITGCWERMPGFVASVGNARTNAELANAVTGVLRVIRRRAKRPANNEPLTALNKALLPHLGAPVTLNKIAAELGEPPSTITRRLQRMLGVSFCEYVGRQRVNRAKQLLRTTRLGIGEIARRVGIKDSSNFSKVFRKFEKCSPQQYRARFGRKS
- a CDS encoding MBL fold metallo-hydrolase yields the protein MIRFSILGSGSSGNAILVVTRGAKILIDCGFSLRQLQERAALVGERLDGLDAVFVTHEHGDHVKGLGVLARKLRIPVFMTRATCEGLPTSVADVPNVECFTAGDSIGLDGLTVSSFSVSHDAGDPVGFSISCDGAKLGIAADLGHAPQLVRVRLQGSHALVLESNYCPELLRKGPYPLPLQQRIRGKMGHLSNEDMSTLLAALVHDQLRLVVFNHISAENNNPALVLEMARRAMRNSRAELVVAQQHQPTPVFEVAP
- the rpoN gene encoding RNA polymerase factor sigma-54, translating into MMRMEHRLVQTQSQRLMLTQRMQQAIQILQLSGLELDQYVQQELETNPVLEQKQQATEPPETEAQETPTGEEPVDDVAFDLDDFANRLGDYRRTGPDFSRNRDADNRRQYYEDSITKGESFTAMLLRQLRMAAPEEYDYRIGERIIGDIDDKGYFTGSEEEIAQELGVEISEVQRVLGLIQQFEPTGVGARDVVECLMLQIEMEYPEEDELKILVAQHLEKLERRQIPAIAKAMGVKPERVEELKEMLAKLNPWPGLEYSSGPPQYVMPDVIVEKTDDSYDVYLSNESSPELRISSQYRNLMRNAKMNKDEKKYLRDKVESAKWLIRNIEQRQNTILRIARAIVNVQEDFMERGVEAIRPLTLQEIADAVGVHEATVSRATRGKYMQTPQGLFEMKYFFSPGLKLDTGDAQSSKSIQSLVKKMIDEENKSKPLSDQKIANLLKKQGINIARRTVTKYRENMDILPTTMRKIYQNGK